Proteins encoded in a region of the Drosophila busckii strain San Diego stock center, stock number 13000-0081.31 chromosome 2L, ASM1175060v1, whole genome shotgun sequence genome:
- the LOC108607702 gene encoding uncharacterized protein LOC108607702 isoform X1, which produces MNRTTAANSHWLAALLLLLVVLALHGQTTTADEAFSCPNGWELRGLNCYKYFNIKHSWEKSAELCRRYGAELVAIDSYAENNETLTIARASDPNQRASDKYWLGLASLDDLRTNTLESASGALISQYSGFWSLQQPKAESGECVAASFASKTQSWDLGTCESLLPFMCRAAACPQGALHCANGKCINQSFKCDGSDDCGDGTDELDCPAQCHYHMQSGGDVIETPNYPHKYGALSKCKWTLEGPLGSNIILQFQDFETEKTFDTVQILVGGRTEDKSVSLATLSGKQELSTQPFVSASNFMIVKFTTDGSVERKGFRATWKTEAKSCGGNLKATLQRQLLTSTNYPKQYPGGQECLYVIKAQPGRIISIELDDLDIAEQRDYLLIRDGDSPMSRTIAKLTGKTSQNERIIISTGNALYLYFKSSLGTAGKGFSLRYIQGCKATITARNGTVTSPAFGLADYPKNQECYFTIRNAARAPLSLKFDKFTVHKSDQVQVYDGSSTSGLRLHSGNGFTGTAAPKLTLTASSGEMLIKFTSDALHNAAGWSATFSADCPELQPGMGALASSRDTAFGTLVSFTCPIGQEFATGKTRLVTECLPGGNWSVSYIPKCQEVYCGPVPQIDNGFSIGSSNVTYRGIAMYQCYAGFAFASNEPIEKISCLPDGRWERQPHCMASQCAALPEVPHANMTLLNGGGRSYGTIVQYECEPGYERNGHPVLTCMSNGTWSGEVPRCTRKRCYEFPTIDNGFVVDTNREYMYGDEARVQCFKGYKLIGSNIMRCSDTQRFEQPPTCEDINECSSTQCDLSTTECLNTNGSFHCQCRAGFSATTECRPVGDLGLGNGGIPDDSITTSTSEAGYSKNMLRLNGNGWCGASLEPGVNWVLIDLKAPTILRGFRTMSVQRPDGNVAFSAAVRLQYTNEFTDVFKDYANPDGTAVEFRILEPTLSILNLPLPIEARYVRFRIQDYVGAPCLRMELMGCTRLDCVDINECAKQNGGCDQKCINSPGGYACACNTGYQLYTSNGTAGYHIERSESGERDGDTYQRNKTCVPVMCPQLQAPENGQLLSERSDYHFGDVVRFQCHFGYIMSGSSVALCLSSGQWNATVPECNYAKCVSLPDDKLEGLTVARPDPESVLVPFRDNVTISCGSAGRQLRTTASAGFRQCVYDPKPGLPDYWLSGMQPSCPRVDCYAPMPTPGAEYGQFVDTRYQSSFFFGCQNTFKLAGQTQRHDNVVRCGSEGIWDFGDLRCEGPVCEDPGRPADGRQLARSYEQSSEVFFGCNRPGYILINPRPITCIREPECKVIRPLGLSSGRIPDSAINATSERPNYEARNIRLNSATGWCGKQEAFTYVSVDLGQIYRVKAILVKGVVTNDIVGRPTEIRFFYKQSESENYVVYFPNFNLTMRDPGNYGELAMITLPKYVQARFVILGIVSYMDNACLKFELMGCEEPKVEPLLGYDYGYSPCVDNEPPIFQNCPQQPIVVRRDENGGVLPVNFTEPTAVDNSGSIARLEIKPQNFRTPSHIFKDTVVKYVAFDYDGNVAICEINITVPDVTPPLLQCPQSYVIELVDRQESYNVNFNDTRKRIKTSDETGEVRLLFTPERATIKIGNFENVTVTATDKFNNKASCHFQVSVQASPCVDWELQPPANGQINCLPGERGLECIATCKPGYRFTDGEPLKTFSCETSRLWRPTSVVPDCVSENTEQAAYHVTATITYRANGAVAQSCLGQYQDVLAQHYAGLNQLLSQRCSAVNVNMNVTILKSVPALLEENVVKMDFILSILPAVRQPQLYDLCGSTLNLIFDLSVPYASAVIDSLLSINNIGNQCPPLRALKSNISRGFNCNVGEVLNMDTSDVPRCLHCPAGTYVSEGQKSCSYCPRGYYQNRDRQGTCLRCPAGTYTKEEGSKSQADCIPVCGYGTYSPTGLVPCLECPRNSFTAEPPTGGFKDCQACPAQSFTYQPAASSKALCRAKCAAGTYSATGLAPCSNCPLHHYQSAVGAQNCNECPSNMRTEAAGSKGREQCKPVVCGEGACQHGGLCVPMGHDVQCFCPAGFSGRRCETDIDECASQPCYNGGQCKDLPQGYRCECAPGYAGINCQEETTDCANDTCPARAMCKNEPGRGNVTCLCRSGYTGDQCDVTIDPCTANGNPCGNGASCLALQQGRYKCECLPGWEGMHCERNIDDCAEQPCLLGAACTDLVNDFQCSCPPGFTGKRCEQKIDLCLAEPCKHGACVDRLYAHECICEPGWSGAACDINIDDCSERPCANEGQCVDLVNGYACNCEPGYTGKNCQHHIDDCASNPCQHGASCVDQLDGYSCKCRPGYVGLSCEAEIDECLSDPCHPVGTERCLDLDNRYECVCRDGFTGTLCETDIDDCAAEPCLNNGICRDRVGGFECGCAPGWSGMRCEQQVTSCQQQSPCQNAAKCIDLFQDYFCVCPSGTDGKNCETAPERCIGNPCMHGGKCQDYGSGLNCSCAADFTGIGCQYEYDACEAHVCQNGASCLDNGAGYSCNCAPGFTGTNCEQDIPDCKDNSCPPGASCVDLTNGFYCQCPFNMTGDDCRKAIQVDYDLYFSDPARSTAAQVVPFATGEANSLTVAMWVQFAQKDDTGIFFTLYGVESARLTQRRRMLLQAHSSGVQVSLFEDLPDVFLSFGEYTAVNDGQWHHVAVVWDGLSGQLQLITEGLIASKLEYGAGGALPAYLWSVLGRPQPDGLRQQQGYSDAGFQGTITKSQLWARALDITSELQKQVRDCRSEPVLYAGLILNWAGYEVTTGGVERNVPSLCGQRKCPVGYTGANCQQLVVDKEPPVVEHCPGDLWVIAKNGSSVVTWDEPHFSDNIGVTKIYERNGHRSGTTLLWGTYDITYIASDAAGNTASCNFKVSLLTDFCPQLADPVGGSQVCKDWGAGGQFKVCEIACNAGLRFSEPVPEFYTCGAEGFWRPTREPAMPLVYPSCSPAKPAQRVFRIKMLFPSDVLCNKAGQAVLRQKVTNSVNSLNRDWNFCSYAIEGTRECKDIQIDVKCDHYRAAQNNRVRRQVKDGGVYVMEAELPVVNDEDDEELTGRQGRQQTGGDTYTLEIAFPAVNDPVVHTSTGERASVKQLLEKLILEDDQFAVQDILPNTVPDPASLELGSEYACPAGQVVMIPDCVPCAIGTYYDAANKTCVACARGTYQSEAGQLQCSKCPSIAGRPGVTAGPGARSAADCKERCPAGKYFDAETGLCRSCGHGFYQPNEGAFSCELCGLGQTTRSTEASSRKECRDECSSGQQLGADGRCEPCPRGTYRLQGVQPSCASCPLGRTTPKVGASSVEECTLPVCSPGTYLNSTLNMCIECRKGFYQSESQQTSCIQCPPNHSTKIQGATSKSECTNPCEHIAEGKPHCDVNAYCIMVPETSDFKCECKPGFNGTGMACTDVCDGFCENSGACVKDLKGTPSCRCVGSFTGPHCAERSEFAYIAGGIAGAVIFIIIIVLLIWMICVRSTKRRDPKKMLTPAIDQTGSQVNFYYGAHTPYAESIAPSHHSTYAHYYDDEEDGWEMPNFYNETYMKDGLHGGKMSTLARSNASLYGTKEDLYDRLKRHAYTGKKEKSDSDSEVQ; this is translated from the exons ATGAACCGAACGACGGCAGCCAATTCGCATTGGCTGGccgcattgctgttgctgctggtggtgctggcaTTGCATGGCCAGACAACCACGGCGGATGAGGCATTCTCCTGTCCAAATG GCTGGGAACTGCGCggtttaaattgttataaatattttaacatcaAGCATTCGTGGGAGAAAAGCGCCGAACTGTGTCGAAG ATATGGCGCCGAGTTAGTTGCCATAGACAGCTATGCGGAAAATAATGAAACCCTAACGATAGCGCGTGCCAGCGATCCCAATCAGCGCGCCTCGGACAAATACTGGCTGGGATTGGCCTCGCTGGATGATCTGCGCACAAATACGCTCGAGTCGGCGTCGGGTGCGTTGATTTCACAGTACTCTGGTTTCTggtcgctgcagcagccaaaagccGAATCTGGAGAATGTGTGGCAGCTAGCTTTGCCAGCAAAACACAAAGCTGGGATCTGGGCACCTGCGAGTCGCTGCTGCCGTTTATGTGTCGCGCGGCTGCTTGTCCACAAGGCGCGCTGCACTGCGCCAATGGCAAATGCATTAATCAGTCATTCAAGTGCGACGGCAGCGACGATTGCGGCGATGGCACTGATGAGTTGGACTGTCCAGCGCAGTGTCATTACCACATGCAGTCGGGTGGTGATGTTATTGAAACACCCAACTATCCACACAAATATGGCGCGttgagcaaatgcaaatggacGCTTGAGGGTCCCTTGGGCAGTAACATTATACTGCAGTTCCAGGACTTTGAAACAGAAAAGACTTTCGATACCGTCCAAATTCTTGTGGGTGGACGCACTGAAGACAAGTCCGTGTCGCTGGCTACGCTCAGCGGCAAACAGGAGCTGAGCACGCAGCCTTTTGTCTCCGCTTCCAACTTTATGATTGTCAAGTTCACTACTGACGGCAGCGTGGAGCGTAAGGGCTTCCGCGCCACCTGGAAAACTGAGGCCAAGAGCTGCGGCGGCAACTTGAAGGCTACGCTGCAGCGTCAGCTGCTAACCAGCACCAACTATCCCAAACAGTATCCCGGCGGACAAGAATGTCTGTATGTCATCAAGGCGCAACCCGGACGCATTATTTCAATTGAGCTGGATGATCTGGACATTGCTGAGCAGCGTGATTATTTGCTTATACGTGATGGTGACTCGCCCATGAGTCGCACCATTGCCAAGCTAACAGGCAAGACCTCGCAAAACGAACGCATCATCATATCCACGGGCAATGCTTTGTATCTGTACTTCAAGTCTAGTCTGGGCACAGCCGGCAAGGGCTTCAGTCTGCGTTATATACAAGGCTGCAAAGCAACTATTACGGCTAGAAATGGCACGGTTACGTCACCGGCCTTTGGTCTTGCGGACTATCCCAAAAACCAGGAATGTTACTTTACCATACGCAATGCAGCACGTGCACCACTTTCGCTTAAGTTCGACAAGTTTACGGTGCACAAGAGCGATCAGGTGCAGGTCTACGATGGCTCGTCCACTTCTGGCTTGCGTCTGCACTCCGGCAATGGCTTTACGGGCACGGCAGCGCCCAAGCTAACGCTGACTGCTTCCTCTGGTGAAATGCTTATCAAGTTTACTTCGGACGCGCTGCACAATGCGGCGGGTTGGTCGGCCACCTTCTCGGCTGACTGTCCGGAGTTGCAGCCCGGCATGGGCGCTTTGGCCTCCAGTCGCGACACGGCCTTCGGCACGCTGGTCAGCTTCACATGTCCCATTGGACAGGAGTTTGCCACCGGCAAGACGCGTCTGGTAACGGAATGTTTGCCCGGTGGCAACTGGAGTGTCTCCTACATACCAAAGTGTCAGG AGGTCTACTGCGGTCCTGTGCCACAAATCGACAACGGCTTCTCCATAGGCAGCTCGAATGTAACTTATCGCGGCATTGCCATGTATCAATGCTATGCAGGATTTGCTTTTGCCTCAAATGAACCGATTGAAAAGATAAGCTGCCTGCCCGATGGACGCTGGGAGCGTCAGCCACACTGCATGGCCTCCCAGTGCGCAGCGCTGCCCGAAGTGCCACATGCCAATATGACGCTGCTGAATGGCGGCGGACGCAGCTACGGCACCATAGTGCAATATGAATGTGAGCCTGGCTATGAGCGCAATGGACATCCCGTGTTGACCTGCATGTCCAATGGCACCTGGAGCGGTGAAGTGCCTCGCTGCACGCGCAAGCGTTGCTACGAGTTCCCCACCATTGACAACGGCTTTGTTGTGGACACCAACCGTGAATACATGTATGGAGATGAGGCTAGGGTGCAGTGCTTCAAGGGCTACAAGCTGattggcagcaacatcatGCGCTGCAGCGATACGCAACGCTTCGAGCAGCCGCCCACATGCGAGGACATCAACGAGTGCAGCTCCACGCAATGTGATCTCAGCACCACCGAGTGCCTGAACACCAATGGCAGCTTCCATTGTCAGTGCCGTGCCGGCTTTAGTGCCACCACCGAGTGCAGACCAGTTGGAGACTTGGGTTTGGGCAATGGCGGCATTCCAGACGATAGCATTACCACATCCACTAGTGAGGCTGGTTACAGCAAGAATATGCTGCGtctcaatggcaatggctggTGTGGCGCCAGCTTGGAGCCCGGCGTCAATTGGGTATTGATTGATCTCAAGGCACCCACCATTCTACGTGGTTTCCGCACCATGTCCGTGCAGCGTCCAGATGGCAATGTCGCCTTTAGCGCTGCAGTGCGTCTGCAGTACACCAATGAGTTCACCGATGTGTTCAAGGACTACGCTAATCCCGATGGCACTGCTGTCGAGTTTAGAATTCTGGAGCCTACGCTTTCTATACTGAATCTTCCACTGCCCATTGAAGCGCGCTATGTGCGCTTCCGCATTCAGGATTATGTGGGTGCGCCTTGCCTGCGCATGGAGCTCATGGGCTGCACGCGCTTGGACTGCGTCGACATCAACGAGTGCGCCAAACAGAACGGCGGCTGCGATCAAAAGTGCATCAATTCTCCTGGTGGCTATGCCTGCGCCTGCAACACAGGCTATCAGCTCTACACCTCCAACGGCACTGCTGGCTACCACATTGAACGCTCCGAGTCGGGCGAACGCGATGGCGACACCTATCAACGCAACAAGACTTGTGTGCCCGTCATGTGCCCGCAGCTCCAAGCGCCGGAGAACGGACAATTGCTAAGCGAACGCAGCGACTATCACTTTGGTGATGTGGTGCGCTTCCAGTGCCACTTTGGCTACATCATGAGCGGCAGCTCTGTCGCCTTGTGCCTCTCCAGCGGTCAATGGAACGCTACTGTGCCGGAATGCAATT ATGCCAAGTGCGTTTCCTTGCCTGATGACAAGCTGGAAGGCTTGACTGTTGCTCGACCTGATCCCGAGTCCGTCTTGGTGCCTTTCCGTGATAATGTAACCATCAGCTGCGGCTCCGCCGGACGTCAGCTGCGTACTACAGCCTCCGCTGGCTTCCGCCAGTGCGTCTACGATCCCAAGCCTGGTCTACCCGATTACTGGCTGTCTGGCATGCAGCCCTCTTGCCCACGCGTTGACTGTTATGCGCCCATGCCCACACCTGGAGCGGAGTATGGACAATTTGTGGACACGCGTTATCAGAGCAGCTTCTTCTTTGGCTGCCAGAATACATTCAAGTTGGCTGGACAGACGCAGCGTCATGACAATGTCGTGCGTTGTGGCTCCGAAGGCATTTGGGACTTTGGCGACTTGCGCTGCGAGGGACCCGTGTGCGAGGATCCGGGCAGACCAGCGGACGGACGTCAGCTGGCGCGCAGCTACGAGCAAAGCTCTGAAGTGTTCTTTGGCTGCAATCGTCCTGGCTACATATTGATTAATCCACGTCCAATTACGTGCATACGTGAGCCGGAATGCAAAGTGATACGTCCGTTGGGCTTGAGCTCTGGACGCATACCCGACTCGGCTATCAATGCCACCTCCGAGCGTCCCAACTATGAAGCGAGGAATATACGTTTGAACTCTGCCACTGGCTGGTGCGGCAAGCAGGAAGCCTTCACCTATGTGAGCGTGGATTTGGGACAGATCTATCGTGTCAAGGCTATACTGGTTAAGGGCGTCGTTACCAACGACATTGTGGGTCGCCCCACTGAAATACGCTTCTTCTACAAGCAGTCGGAGTCGGAGAACTATGTCGTCTACTTCCCCAACTTCAATCTCACGATGCGTGATCCAGGCAACTACGGCGAGCTGGCTATGATTACACTACCCAAATATGTGCAGGCGCGCTTTGTCATCTTGGGCATTGTCAGCTATATGGACAATGCCTGCCTGAAGTTCGAGCTGATGGGCTGTGAGGAGCCCAAAGTGGAGCCACTGCTGGGCTACGACTACGGCTATTCGCCCTGTGTGGACAACGAGCCGCCCATCTTCCAGAACTGCCCACAGCAGCCCATAGTGGTGCGCCGTGATGAAAACGGCGGCGTGCTGCCCGTGAACTTCACCGAGCCCACAGCTGTAGACAACTCCGGCTCCATAGCACGTCTGGAGATCAAGCCACAGAACTTCCGCACACCCAGTCACATCTTCAAGGATACAGTTGTTAAGTACGTAGCCTTTGACTACGATGGCAATGTGGCCATCTGCGAGATTAACATAACCGTGCCGGATGTCACTCCGCCATTGCTGCAGTGCCCGCAGAGCTACGTCATTGAGCTGGTGGATCGCCAGGAGAGCTACAATGTCAACTTTAATGACACACGCAAGCGCATCAAGACTTCCGATGAAACGGGTGAAGTGCGTCTGCTGTTCACGCCGGAGCGTGCAACCATTAAGATTGGCAACTTTGAGAATGTCACGGTAACCGCAACGGACAAGTTCAACAACAAGGCCAGCTGTCACTTCCAGGTTTCGGTGCAGGCTTCGCCTTGCGTGGATTGGGAACTGCAGCCGCCGGCAAATGGGCAAATCAACTGTTTGCCAGGTGAACGTGGCTTGGAGTGCATTGCCACCTGCAAGCCTGGCTATCGCTTTACGGACGGTGAACCACTGAAGACCTTTAGCTGTGAGACTTCCCGCCTGTGGCGTCCCACATCTGTAGTGCCCGATTGTGTTTCCGAGAATACGGAGCAGGCGGCTTATCATGTCACCGCCACGATCACCTATCGCGCCAATGGAGCTGTTGCCCAGAGCTGTCTGGGTCAGTACCAGGATGTGCTTGCCCAACACTACGCCGGACTCAATCAGCTGCTGTCGCAGCGCTGCTCCGCCGTCAATGTTAATATGAATGTCACCATACTCAAGTCGGTGCCTGCGCTGCTCGAAGAGAATGTGGTCAAGATGGATTTCATTTTATCTATACTCCCAGCTGTGCGTCAGCCTCAGCTCTACGATCTGTGCGGCTCCACTTTGAATTTGATCTTCGATCTGAGCGTTCCCTATGCCAGCGCCGTCATCGATTCCCTGCTCAGCATCAACAACATAGGCAACCAATGTCCACCACTACGTGCGCTCAAGTCCAACATCTCGCGCGGCTTCAACTGCAATGTGGGTGAAGTGCTCAACATGGACACCAGCGATGTGCCGCGCTGTCTGCACTGCCCAGCGGGCACTTATGTGTCCGAGGGCCAGAAGAGCTGCAGCTACTGCCCACGTGGCTATTATCAGAATCGCGATCGTCAGGGCACTTGTCTGCGCTGCCCAGCGGGCACCTATACCAAGGAGGAGGGCTCCAAGTCGCAAGCGGATTGCATACCTGTCTGCGGCTACGGCACTTACTCGCCAACGGGTCTGGTGCCTTGTCTGGAGTGTCCACGCAACTCGTTTACCGCTGAGCCGCCCACCGGTGGCTTCAAGGATTGCCAGGCATGTCCAGCACAGTCATTTACCTACCAGCCCGCTGCCTCCAGCAAGGCGCTCTGCCGCGCCAAATGCGCTGCCGGCACTTACTCCGCCACTGGTCTGGCGCCTTGCTCCAACTGTCCACTGCATCATTACCAGAGCGCTGTCGGCGCTCAGAACTGCAACGAGTGTCCCAGCAATATGCGCACCGAAGCCGCCGGCTCCAAGGGACGCGAGCAGTGCAAGCCTGTCGTCTGTGGTGAAGGCGCCTGCCAGCATGGCGGACTCTGCGTGCCCATGGGCCATGATGTGCAATGCTTCTGCCCCGCGGGCTTCAGTGGACGTCGCTGCGAAACGGACATCGATGAATGCGCCTCCCAACCCTGCTACAATGGTGGACAGTGCAAGGACTTGCCTCAGGGCTATCGCTGCGAGTGTGCGCCAGGCTATGCCGGCATCAATTGCCAGGAGGAGACCACCGATTGCGCCAACGACACTTGCCCCGCAAGAGCGATGTGCAAAAACGAACCTGGACGTGGCAATGTCACCTGCCTCTGCCGCAGCGGCTACACTGGCGATCAATGCGATGTCACTATTGATCCCTGCACAGCTAATGGCAATCCTTGTGGTAATGGCGCCAGCTGTTTGGCGCTGCAGCAGGGACGCTACAAGTGCGAGTGCCTGCCAGGCTGGGAGGGCATGCACTGCGAGCGTAATATTGACGACTGTGCGGAGCAGCCTTGTCTGCTAGGCGCCGCCTGCACGGATCTGGTCAACGACTTCCAATGCTCGTGTCCACCTGGATTTACTGGCAAGCGTTGCGAGCAGAAGATCGATCTCTGCCTGGCTGAGCCTTGCAAGCATGGCGCTTGCGTGGATCGTCTCTATGCACATGAGTGCATCTGTGAGCCTGGCTGGAGCGGCGCTGCCTGCGACATCAACATCGATGACTGCTCGGAGCGTCCGTGCGCCAATGAAGGTCAGTGCGTGGATCTGGTTAATGGCTATGCCTGCAACTGCGAGCCTGGCTATACGGGCAAGAACTGTCAGCACCACATTGACGACTGCGCCTCCAATCCTTGCCAGCATGGTGCCAGCTGCGTGGATCAGCTCGACGGCTACAGCTGCAAGTGCCGTCCAGGCTATGTGGGTTTGAGCTGTGAAGCGGAAATCGATGAGTGCTTGAGTGATCCTTGCCATCCCGTGGGCACGGAGCGCTGCCTGGATCTGGACAATCGCTACGAGTGTGTTTGCCGTGATGGCTTCACGGGCACGCTCTGCGAAACGGACATTGATGACTGCGCTGCCGAGCCTTGCTTGAATAACGGCATTTGCCGCGATCGCGTTGGCGGCTTTGAATGCGGCTGCGCTCCTGGCTGGAGCGGCATGCGCTGCGAGCAGCAGGTGaccagctgccagcagcagtcgccTTGCCAGAACGCTGCCAAGTGCATTGATCTGTTCCAGGACTACTTCTGCGTTTGCCCCAGCGGCACCGATGGCAAGAACTGCGAAACGGCGCCGGAACGCTGCATTGGCAATCCTTGCATGCACGGCGGCAAGTGCCAGGACTACGGCAGCGGCTTGAACTGCAGCTGTGCCGCGGACTTCACGGGCATTGGCTGCCAGTACGAATACGATGCTTGCGAGGCTCATGTCTGCCAGAATGGCGCCAGCTGCTTGGACAATGGCGCTGgctacagctgcaactgtGCTCCTGGCTTCACTGGCACGAACTGCGAGCAGGACATACCCGACTGCAAGGATAACTCGTGTCCACCTGGCGCCAGCTGCGTGGACTTGACCAACGGCTTCTATTGTCAGTGTCCGTTTAATATGACGGGCGATGATTGCCGCAAGGCTATACAAGTGGATTACGACTTGTACTTCAGTGATCCCGCACGCTCCACAGCTGCTCAGGTGGTGCCATTTGCTACGGGTGAAGCCAACAGTTTGACTGTGGCCATGTGGGTGCAGTTTGCTCAAAAGGACGACACTGGCATCTTCTTTACGCTCTACGGCGTGGAGTCCGCCAGGTTAACCCAGCGACGTCGCATGTTGCTGCAGGCTCACTCCAGCGGCGTGCAGGTGTCGCTCTTTGAGGATCTACCCGATGTGTTCCTTAGCTTTGGTGAATACACAGCCGTTAACGATGGACAATGGCATCATGTGGCCGTAGTCTGGGATGGCCTAAGcggccagctgcagctcattacCGAGGGATTGATTGCCAGCAAGTTGGAGTATGGCGCTGGTGGTGCTTTGCCCGCTTATCTGTGGTCCGTGCTGGGACGTCCTCAACCCGATGGACTGCGTCAGCAGCAGGGCTACAGCGATGCTGGCTTCCAGGGCACCATAACCAAGTCGCAGCTGTGGGCGCGTGCTCTGGACATTACCTCCGAGCTGCAGAAGCAAGTGCGCGACTGTCGCTCCGAGCCCGTGCTCTACGCCGGACTTATACTCAACTGGGCTGGCTATGAGGTAACCACTGGCGGCGTCGAACGCAATGTGCCTTCGCTCTGCGGTCAACGCAAGTGCCCAGTGGGCTACACTGGCGCCAACTGTCAGCAGTTGGTTGTGGATAAGGAGCCGCCAGTTGTCGAGCACTGCCCAGGCGATCTCTGGGTCATTGCCAAGAACGGCAGCTCTGTTGTGACCTGGGATGAGCCACACTTTAGCGACAATATTGGTGTGACCAAGATCTATGAGCGCAATGGACATCGCTCCGGCACAACGCTGCTCTGGGGCACCTACGACATCACCTACATTGCCTCCGATGCTGCCGGCAACACAGCCAGCTGCAACTTCAAGGTCTCACTGCTAA CTGACTTCTGTCCACAATTGGCTGATCCTGTTGGCGGCTCTCAGGTGTGCAAGGACTGGGGCGCTGGCGGTCAGTTCAAGGTATGCGAAATTGCCTGTAATGCTGGTCTGCGCTTCTCGGAGCCTGTGCCCGAGTTTTATACCTGTGGCGCTGAAGGCTTCTGGCGTCCCACACGTGAGCCCGCCATGCCTTTGGTTTATCCCAGCTGCTCGCCTGCGAAGCCCGCCCAGCGTGTGTTCCGCATCAAGATGCTGTTCCCCTCGGATGTGCTCTGCAACAAGGCTGGACAAGCTGTGCTGCGCCAGAAGGTCACCAACTCGGTCAACTCGTTGAACAGAGACTGGAACTTCTGCTCCTACGCTATTGAAGGCACACG CGAGTGCAAGGACATACAAATCGATGTGAAATGCGATCATTATCGCGCTGCTCAGAACAATCGCGTGCGTCGCCAGGTGAAGGATGGCGGCGTCTATGTCATGGAAGCCGAACTTCCTGTGGTCAA cgATGAGGACGATGAGGAGCTGACGGGTCGCCAGGGACGGCAACAGACTGGCGGCGATACATATACGCTGGAAATAGCCTTCCCGGCTGTTAA CGATCCGGTGGTGCATACATCGACGGGTGAGCGCGCCAGcgtcaagcagctgctggagaagCTTATACTGGAGGACGATCAGTTTGCTGTGCAGGATATTTTGCCCAATACTGTGCCAGATCCCGCTTCGCTGGAGCTAGGCTCGGAGTACGCCTGTCCCGCCGGCCAGGTGGTCATGATTCCCGACTGTGTGCCCTGCGCCATTGGCACTTACTACGATGCGGCCAACAAGACTTGCGTCGCCTGCGCACGCGGCACTTATCAATCCGAGGCGGGTCAGCTGCAGTGCAGCAAGTGTCCCAGCATAGCAGGACGTCCAGGTGTCACAGCTGGTCCAGGCGCACGCAGCGCTGCTGACTGCAAGGAACGCTGCCCAGCTGGCAAATACTTCGATGCCGAAACTGGACTGTGCCGCTCCTGCGGTCATGGCTTCTATCAGCCGAATGAAGGCGCCTTTAGCTGCGAGTTGTGCGGACTGGGACAGACCACACGCTCCACGGAGGCAAGCTCGCGCAAGGAGTGCCGCGATGAGTGCAGCTCGGGTCAGCAACTGGGCGCCGATGGACGCTGTGAGCCTTGCCCACGTGGCACGTATCGCCTGCAGGGTGTGCAGCCTTCCTGCGCCAGCTGCCCGCTGGGACGCACTACACCCAAGGTGGGCGCCAGCTCAGTCGAGGAGTGCACGCTGCCTGTTTGCTCGCCCGGCACATATCTCAACTCTACGCTCAACATGTGCATCGAGTGCCGCAAGGGCTTCTATCAGTCCGAGTCGCAGCAGACGAGCTGCATCCAATGCCCGCCCAATCATAGCACCAAGATACAAGGCGCCACCTCCAAGAGCGAGTGCACCAATCCCTGCGAGCACATTGCCGAGGGCAAGCCACACTGCGACGTCAATGCCTACTGCATTATGGTGCCCGAGACCTCGGACTTCAAGTGCGAGTGCAAGCCCGGCTTCAATGGCACCGGCATGGCCTGCACGGATGTGTGCGATGGCTTCTGTGAGAACTCTGGCGCTTGCGTTAAGGATCTTAAGGGCACGCCGTCGTGTCGCTGCGTCGGCTCGTTCACTGGCCCACACTGCGCTGAGCGCTCCGAGTTCGCTTACATTGCTGGCGGCATTGCGGGCGCTgtcatcttcatcatcatcattgtgCTGCTCATCTGGATGATCTGCGTGCGCTCCACCAAGCGTCGCGATCCCAAGAAGATGCTCACCCCCGCCATCGATCAGACTGGCTCGCAGGTCAACTTCTACTACGGCGCACACACGCCCTATGCGGAGTCCATAGCGCCCTCGCATCATAGCACCTATGCGCACTACTACGACGACGAGGAGGATGGCTGGGAGATGCCCAACTTCTACAATGAAACCTACATGAAGGATG GTCTACATGGTGGCAAGATGAGCACGCTGGCTCGCTCCAATGCGTCGCTCTATGGAACTAAAGAAGACTTATACGATCGACTGAAACGTCACGCTTACACGGGCAAGAAAG AAAAGAGTGACAGTGATAGCGAAGTGCAGTAA